The Lonchura striata isolate bLonStr1 chromosome 5, bLonStr1.mat, whole genome shotgun sequence genome window below encodes:
- the TMEM121B gene encoding transmembrane protein 121B, translating into MHRAASNQRSVSSSSGSFQPPPPPPPPPPPPHAADRQPLFQRGSSSGGSRRGSGSSSGSARARRPRSPRSSAEEQEEEEEEELGPGGAGGGRRWGFQALSLVLLLGQGALLDLYLIAVTDLYWCSWIATDLVLAAGWGIFFCRNSRARRRERPPPPPGPPPPHPLLLHGPPGGRGAGGRGAGVPPRGGDFAYAHLAWLIYSIAFTPKAALILGTSILELIELRLPLGTTGFRITLALSAPLLYCLLRAIGTEGAGQLLLPPQPPPQHRAAAAFLATCLDLLDSFSLLELVLQPGRPAPLPAPLRYLLIAVYFLCLASPVLWLYELSAARPPGAARLALHLLLPAGLLDAPLLALRCLLLLRYQQPLSLFMLKNLFFLTCRGLEALETCCLLRPAANPPPAKYGPAAAAPAAAPLAHGLSDVDVGPHGYVNALAVTAQG; encoded by the exons ATGCACCGCGCTGCCTCCAACCAGCGCTcggtctcctcctcctcgggcTCCTtccagccgccgccgccgccgccgccgccgccgccgccgccgcacgCCGCCGACCGGCAGCCCCTcttccagaggggctccagcagcGGCGGCAGCCGGCGGGGCTCGGGGTCGAGCTCGGGCTCGGCGCGGGCCCGCCGCCCTCGCAGCCCTCGCAGCAGCGCcgaggaacaggaggaggaggaggaggaggag ctggggcccggcggggcggggggagggCGGCGCTGGGGCTTCCAGGCGCtgtccctggtgctgctgctggggcagggcgCGCTGCTGGACCTCTACCTGATCGCCGTCACCGACCTGTACTGGTGCAGCTGGATCGCCACCGACCTGGTGCTGGCGGCCGGCTGGGGCATCTTCTTCTGCCGCAACAGCCGGGCGCgccgccgggagcggcccccgccgcccccggggccgccgccgccgcaccCGCTGCTGCTGCACGGCCcccccggcggccgcggggccgggggccgcggggccggggtcCCCCCCCGCGGCGGCGACTTCGCCTACGCGCACCTCGCCTGGCTCATCTACTCCATCGCCTTCACGCCCAAGGCGGCGCTGATCCTGGGCACCTCCATCCTGGAGCTGATCGAGCTGCGCCTGCCGCTGGGCACCACCGGGTTCCGCATCACGCTGGCGCTCTCCGCGCCGCTGCTGTACTGCCTGCTGCGGGCCATCGGCACCGAGGGcgccgggcagctgctcctgccgccgcagccgccgccgcagcaccgcgccgccgccgccttccTCGCCACCTGCCTCGACCTGCTCGAcagcttctccctgctggagctggtcTTGCAGCCCGGGCGGCCGGCGCCGCTGCCCGCCCCGCTGCGCTACCTGCTCATCGCCGTCTACTTCCTCTGCCTGGCCTCGCCGGTGCTGTGGCTGTACGAGCtcagcgccgcccgcccgcccggcgccgcccgcctcgccctgcacctcctgctgccCGCCGGGCTGCTGGACGCGCCGCTGCTGGCGCTGCgctgcctcctgctcctgcGCTACCAGCAGCCGCTGTCCCTCTTCATGCTGAAGAACCTCTTCTTCCTGACCTGCCGCGGCCTGGAGGCGCTGGAGACCTGCTGCCTCCTCCGCCCCGCCGCCAACCCGCCGCCCGCCAAGtacggcccggccgccgccgcccccgccgccgccccgctgGCCCACGGGCTCTCCGACGTGGACGTGGGTCCCCACGGGTACGTGAACGCCTTGGCGGTCACcgcccagggctga